A part of Cannabis sativa cultivar Pink pepper isolate KNU-18-1 chromosome 6, ASM2916894v1, whole genome shotgun sequence genomic DNA contains:
- the LOC115718723 gene encoding cytochrome P450 71D11 produces MELKLLSFPILFSLLLVFVFISIVSKRTQTKNSASKLPPRPWTLPLVGNLHQLLGSLPHHSLTNLAKKYGPFMYLKIGQIPTIVVSSPEYAKEILRTHDIIFANRPRTLASQILFYEGKSIIFAPHGEYWRQLRRICMQELLSPSRIHSFQPIREEEMFNMIDQLIASSKVGSSINLTRMVKSLTYGITARVAFGKKSSDHEEFLSLVEEFLKSISGFEFSDVFPSLGFLDWNPRAKYESLKLRASRIMENIIKEHTHHDEEKEKSSGEGEDFVDVLLKFHNNNGDVGFTLTSDNIKAIIFDIFLGGSETSAITVDWAMVEMMRNPRVMKKAQDEVRKIFGKKGLVNIETSINEMKYLKSIVKETLRLHPPAPLLLPRENREKGCIINGYEIPMKTKVIINIWAIGRDQKYWIEPENFMPERFVDCSVDFKGNNFEFLPFGGGRRICPGMSYGVINVEFILALLLYYFDWKLPNKMKYEDLDMKELFGSVVSRKDNLYLVPTTYVPL; encoded by the exons ATGGAGCTAAAACTACTTTCTTTCCCAATTCTCTTCtctttattattagtttttgtGTTCATAAGCATTGTTTCCAAAAGAACTCAAACAAAAAACTCAGCTTCAAAACTACCCCCAAGACCATGGACACTACCATTGGTGGGAAATTTGCACCAACTTTTAGGTTCTTTACCTCATCATTCCCTCACAAACTTAGCCAAAAAATATGGACCATTCATGTACCTCAAAATCGGACAAATTCCAACCATAGTAGTTTCATCACCAGAGTATGCTAAAGAGATCTTGAGAACACATGATATCATCTTTGCGAATCGTCCCCGAACTCTCGCTTCTCAGATTTTGTTTTATGAAGGTAAGAGCATCATATTTGCTCCACATGGTGAGTATTGGAGACAACTTAGAAGGATTTGTATGCAAGAGCTTTTGAGCCCATCAAGAATTCATTCTTTTCAACCCATTAGAGAAGAAGAGATGTTTAACATGATTGATCAATTGATAGCTTCTTCAAAAGTTGGCTCATCTATTAATCTTACTCGAATGGTCAAATCTTTGACCTATGGAATCACAGCTAGGGTAGCCTTTGGCAAGAAAAGTAGTGACCATGAAGAGTTCTTATCACTTGTTGAGGAATTTTTGAAGTCAATTAGTGGCTTTGAATTTTCAGATGTGTTTCCTTCATTGGGTTTTCTTGATTGGAACCCTAGGGCTAAATATGAGAGCCTTAAACTAAGGGCTTCAAGAATAATGGAAAATATCATCAAGGAACACACCCATCATGATGAAGAGAAGGAAAAGTCAAGTGGAGAAGGGGAAGACTTTGTTGATGTTCTTTTGAAGTTTCATAATAACAATGGAGATGTTGGGTTCACCTTAACAAGTGACAATATTAAAGCAATAATCTTT GATATCTTTCTAGGTGGGAGTGAAACATCAGCTATAACTGTCGATTGGGCTATGGTTGAAATGATGAGAAATCCAAGAGTGATGAAAAAGGCACAAGATGAGGTGAGAAAAATCTTTGGAAAGAAAGGGTTAGTAAATATTGAAACATCAATAAATGAGATGAAATacttaaaatccattgttaaaGAAACTCTAAGGTTACATCCTCCAGCTCCTTTATTACTTCCAAGGGAAAATAGAGAAAAAGGTTGCATTATTAATGGTTATGAAATACCAATGAAAACCAaagttataataaatatttgggCGATTGGAAGAGATCAAAAATATTGGATTGAACCTGAGAATTTCATGCCAGAAAGATTTGTCGATTGCTCTGTAGATTTTAAGGGCAACAATTTCGAGTTTCTCCCATTTGGCGGTGGAAGGAGAATATGTCCAGGCATGTCATATGGTGTCATCAATGTTGAGTTTATTCTTGCATTGTTGTTATACTACTTTGATTGGAAATTGCCtaataaaatgaaatatgaAGATTTGGACATGAAGGAGTTGTTTGGCAGTGTAGTTAGTAGAAAAGATAATTTGTACTTGGTTCCAACCACTTATGTGCCATTATAA